One Cupriavidus oxalaticus genomic region harbors:
- a CDS encoding acyl-CoA dehydrogenase family protein — translation MNLQLNDVQQQLQDSLGRLLAREYDFGRRQQYAASDAGHSPEAWVQLASLGVTAAAIGEAHDGFGGDAVDHMMISEALGKCLSLEPYHGTVVMAATAIEQLGSPTQQSSLLPRIARGELQVAWAHGESVPGRVATRAAHGVDGWRLYGTKRCVLHGTGADDFLVSAQAPNEGVQLFLVNARTTGVGIAGGRLIDGTPAADLTLDDAEGERLGTLTPALLTRLLETGISAACAEMVGAMDGACALTAAYLKTRTQFGRVIGANQALQHRIVDMLAALEQSRSMSVSLALALAGRNDLTGAAVPAHAAKVLVTQNARHVAQEAIQLHGGIGMTEEYAVGHYLRRILVLDQLHGDMQYHLGYLERRAA, via the coding sequence ATGAACCTGCAACTCAACGACGTCCAGCAGCAACTGCAGGACAGCCTGGGGCGGCTGCTGGCCCGCGAATACGACTTCGGCCGCCGCCAGCAATACGCGGCGTCCGATGCCGGGCATTCACCCGAGGCGTGGGTGCAACTGGCCAGCCTGGGCGTGACGGCCGCGGCCATCGGCGAGGCGCATGACGGCTTCGGCGGCGACGCCGTCGACCACATGATGATCTCCGAGGCGCTCGGCAAGTGCCTGTCGCTGGAGCCGTATCACGGCACCGTGGTCATGGCGGCCACGGCCATCGAACAGCTCGGCTCGCCGACGCAGCAGTCCAGCCTGTTGCCGCGGATCGCGCGCGGCGAGCTCCAGGTGGCGTGGGCACATGGCGAATCGGTGCCCGGCCGCGTCGCCACGCGCGCGGCCCATGGCGTGGATGGCTGGCGCCTGTACGGCACCAAGCGCTGCGTGCTGCACGGCACCGGGGCGGATGACTTCCTCGTGAGCGCGCAGGCGCCGAATGAAGGCGTCCAGCTCTTCCTGGTCAATGCCCGTACCACGGGCGTAGGCATCGCCGGCGGCCGTCTGATCGACGGTACTCCGGCGGCGGACCTGACGCTGGACGACGCCGAGGGCGAGCGGCTTGGCACGCTGACGCCCGCGCTGCTGACCCGTTTGCTGGAAACCGGCATCAGTGCCGCCTGCGCCGAGATGGTCGGCGCGATGGACGGCGCCTGCGCGCTCACCGCCGCGTACCTGAAGACGCGCACGCAGTTCGGCCGGGTGATCGGTGCGAACCAGGCGCTGCAGCACCGCATCGTCGACATGCTGGCCGCGCTGGAGCAGAGCCGCAGCATGTCGGTCTCGCTGGCGCTTGCGCTGGCGGGACGCAATGACCTGACCGGCGCCGCGGTGCCGGCCCACGCGGCCAAGGTGCTGGTGACGCAGAACGCGCGCCACGTCGCGCAGGAAGCCATCCAGCTGCACGGCGGCATCGGCATGACCGAGGAGTACGCGGTGGGGCACTACCTGCGCCGCATCCTCGTGCTCGACCAGCTGCACGGCGACATGCAATACCACCTCGGCTACCTGGAGCGGCGCGCCGCCTGA
- a CDS encoding acyl-CoA dehydrogenase family protein has translation MTASLESLPLVAIPPADEALRGPIRAFLEAKLADVPTHIRARTWMGYDADFSRALAKQGWLGLALPKEYGGAGRSAFARFVLVEELIAAGAPVSAHWFADRQTAPLILKFGTPAQREFFVPRMVRGEIFMCIGMSEPDTGSDLSSVRTRAVRTETGWRLNGRKIWTTNAHRTQYMCALVRTSGQHGDRHKGLSQVLIDLSLPGISYRPIKDLAGDAHFCEVVFEDVDLPADAIVGEEGSGWKQVTAELAFERSGPERILTSQLLAETWLAEVRASGLAVPDAVKVIAGRIAGRLAALRTMSLAVADLLDKGQNPETDAAYVKDLGTEFEQTVPGWIASAIEQMPDFAPSETLQRALAYITQLCPSFSLRGGTRQILRGIIARSLGLR, from the coding sequence GTGACTGCAAGTCTCGAATCGTTGCCGCTCGTCGCCATCCCGCCGGCGGACGAGGCGCTGCGCGGCCCGATCCGCGCCTTCCTCGAAGCGAAGCTGGCCGACGTGCCGACGCATATCCGCGCCCGCACCTGGATGGGCTATGACGCCGACTTCAGCCGCGCCCTCGCAAAACAGGGCTGGCTCGGCCTTGCCCTGCCAAAAGAGTATGGCGGCGCCGGCCGCAGCGCTTTCGCGCGCTTCGTGCTGGTGGAGGAGCTGATCGCCGCCGGCGCGCCGGTGTCGGCCCACTGGTTCGCCGACCGCCAGACCGCGCCGCTGATTCTGAAGTTCGGCACGCCGGCACAGCGCGAGTTTTTCGTGCCGCGCATGGTGCGCGGCGAAATCTTCATGTGCATCGGCATGAGCGAGCCGGACACCGGCTCCGATCTCTCCAGCGTGCGCACGCGCGCCGTGCGCACTGAAACTGGCTGGCGCCTGAACGGCCGCAAGATCTGGACGACCAATGCCCACCGCACGCAGTACATGTGCGCGCTGGTGCGCACCTCCGGCCAGCACGGCGACCGCCACAAGGGCCTGTCGCAGGTGCTGATCGACCTGAGCCTGCCCGGCATCAGCTATCGCCCCATCAAGGACCTCGCCGGCGACGCGCACTTCTGCGAAGTCGTCTTCGAGGACGTGGACCTGCCCGCCGATGCCATCGTCGGCGAGGAAGGCTCGGGCTGGAAGCAGGTGACCGCGGAACTGGCCTTCGAGCGCAGCGGACCGGAGCGCATCCTGACCAGCCAGCTGCTGGCCGAGACGTGGCTGGCCGAAGTGCGTGCGTCGGGTCTCGCCGTGCCCGATGCGGTGAAGGTCATTGCCGGCCGCATCGCCGGCCGCCTGGCGGCGCTTCGCACGATGTCGCTCGCCGTGGCCGACCTGCTCGACAAGGGCCAGAACCCCGAGACCGATGCCGCCTATGTGAAGGACCTCGGCACCGAGTTCGAGCAGACCGTGCCGGGCTGGATCGCCTCGGCCATCGAGCAGATGCCGGACTTCGCGCCGTCGGAGACGCTGCAACGCGCGCTTGCTTACATCACGCAGCTTTGCCCGAGCTTCTCGCTGCGCGGCGGCACCCGCCAGATCCTGCGCGGCATCATCGCCCGCTCGCTGGGCCTGCGCTAA
- a CDS encoding CaiB/BaiF CoA transferase family protein, which produces MTGPLQGVRIIDMTTVLMGPYATQILGDLGADVIKVEPPTGDTVRDVGYRRNDGMAGIFLHVNRSKRSIVLDLKQPSGRDALLRLVADADVLVYNVRPQAMARLNLGYEEIAKVNPGILYVGLYGYGQAGPYAAKSAYDDLIQGAVAIPTLSQLAGAEIPRYAPSPIADRIVALAAVNAITAGLYHRLRTGAGQSVAVPMFETMAQFVLGDHMGGMTFDPPLGPTGYARVLDHNRRPYRTKDGYLCVLVYNDKQWRKFFALIGKPGLMDSDPRFATIGERTKHIDELYRMVAEVMPTRTSAEWMALLESTDMPVMQLHTVDSLMADPHLDAVGFIDMVEHPTEGTIRSMAIPSQWSGTPPKVERQAPRLGEHSAQVLAEAGFSADEIRKLAEEGVTLIAPATE; this is translated from the coding sequence ATGACAGGCCCCCTCCAAGGCGTTCGCATCATCGACATGACCACGGTCCTGATGGGGCCGTACGCCACGCAGATCCTCGGCGACCTCGGTGCCGACGTGATCAAGGTCGAACCTCCCACGGGCGACACCGTCCGCGACGTGGGTTACCGCCGCAACGACGGCATGGCGGGCATTTTCCTGCACGTCAACCGCAGCAAGCGCAGCATCGTGCTGGACCTGAAGCAGCCCTCCGGGCGCGATGCGCTGCTGCGCCTCGTGGCCGACGCCGACGTGCTGGTCTACAACGTGCGTCCGCAGGCGATGGCGCGGCTGAACCTGGGTTATGAGGAAATCGCCAAGGTCAATCCCGGCATCCTGTACGTGGGCCTCTACGGCTACGGCCAGGCCGGTCCCTATGCGGCAAAGTCCGCCTATGACGACCTGATCCAGGGCGCCGTGGCCATTCCCACGCTATCGCAGCTTGCGGGCGCCGAGATTCCGCGCTACGCGCCCAGCCCCATCGCCGACCGCATTGTCGCGCTCGCCGCCGTGAACGCCATCACCGCGGGCCTGTACCACCGCCTGCGCACCGGCGCAGGCCAGTCCGTTGCGGTGCCGATGTTTGAAACGATGGCGCAGTTCGTGCTCGGCGACCATATGGGCGGGATGACGTTCGACCCGCCGCTCGGCCCGACCGGCTATGCGCGCGTGCTTGACCACAACCGCCGCCCGTACCGCACCAAGGACGGCTACCTCTGCGTGCTCGTCTACAACGACAAGCAGTGGCGCAAGTTCTTCGCGCTGATCGGCAAGCCGGGCCTGATGGACAGCGACCCGCGCTTCGCCACCATCGGCGAGCGCACGAAGCATATCGACGAGCTGTACCGGATGGTTGCCGAGGTGATGCCCACGCGCACCAGCGCCGAGTGGATGGCGCTGCTGGAATCCACCGACATGCCGGTGATGCAGCTCCACACCGTCGATTCGCTGATGGCCGACCCGCATCTGGACGCCGTGGGCTTTATCGACATGGTCGAGCACCCGACCGAGGGCACGATCCGCTCGATGGCCATTCCGTCGCAATGGTCCGGCACGCCGCCGAAAGTGGAGCGCCAGGCCCCGCGCCTTGGCGAACACAGCGCGCAAGTGCTGGCCGAAGCCGGCTTCAGCGCCGACGAGATCCGCAAGCTCGCGGAAGAGGGCGTGACGCTGATCGCGCCCGCCACCGAGTAA
- a CDS encoding acyl-CoA dehydrogenase family protein, with amino-acid sequence MDLLYSEEHKTFRQEVRDFLAANLPDDLRERLRAGGFATKDDNALWQRTLNQRGWGAPAWPKAFGGAGWDADRQRIFADECAAAPAPTPHPFNITMLGPVLIHFGSDAQREYFLPKLLNADIQVCQGFSEPGSGSDLASLKTTAVREGDAYVVNGQKIWTSQAHYADWAFCLVRTDAGAVKKQAGISFLLIDMKSPGITVRPIISIDGRHSLNEVFFENVRVPAANLVGEENKGWSYAKFLLGHERAHIAGIGRNKERVACARALLAKMEDEGYPEATLAAYRGRIAMIEADLHALEVTQLRVHGGHADAKLSPMLKVRGSEIFQAITDLLCRMTGTGSLPADGPDVTLTRSYLYSRAVSIFGGTTEVQKNILSASLLDLS; translated from the coding sequence ATGGACTTGCTCTACTCGGAAGAGCACAAGACGTTCCGGCAGGAAGTGCGCGACTTCCTCGCCGCCAACCTGCCGGACGACCTGCGCGAGCGCCTGCGTGCCGGCGGCTTCGCGACCAAAGACGACAACGCACTCTGGCAACGCACGCTGAACCAGCGCGGCTGGGGCGCGCCCGCGTGGCCGAAGGCATTCGGCGGCGCCGGCTGGGATGCCGACCGCCAGCGCATCTTCGCCGACGAATGCGCCGCCGCGCCGGCACCGACGCCGCACCCGTTCAACATCACCATGCTGGGGCCGGTGCTGATCCACTTCGGCTCCGACGCGCAGCGCGAGTATTTCCTGCCGAAGCTGCTGAACGCCGACATCCAGGTCTGCCAGGGTTTCTCAGAGCCGGGCTCCGGGTCGGACCTGGCCTCGCTGAAGACCACGGCCGTGCGCGAGGGCGACGCGTACGTGGTCAACGGCCAGAAGATCTGGACGAGCCAGGCGCATTACGCGGACTGGGCCTTCTGCCTCGTGCGGACCGATGCCGGCGCGGTGAAGAAGCAGGCCGGCATCTCGTTCCTGCTGATCGACATGAAGTCGCCGGGCATCACCGTGCGCCCGATCATCAGCATCGACGGCCGCCACAGCCTGAACGAAGTCTTCTTCGAGAACGTGCGCGTGCCGGCCGCCAACCTGGTGGGCGAGGAAAACAAGGGCTGGAGCTACGCCAAGTTCCTGCTCGGCCACGAGCGCGCCCATATCGCCGGCATCGGCCGCAACAAGGAGCGCGTGGCCTGTGCCAGGGCGCTGCTGGCGAAGATGGAGGACGAGGGCTACCCGGAGGCGACGCTGGCAGCCTATCGCGGACGGATCGCCATGATCGAAGCCGACCTGCATGCGCTGGAAGTGACGCAACTGCGCGTGCACGGCGGGCACGCCGATGCCAAGCTGTCGCCGATGCTGAAGGTGCGCGGCAGCGAGATCTTCCAGGCCATCACCGACCTGCTCTGCCGGATGACCGGCACCGGCTCGCTTCCCGCCGACGGTCCCGATGTGACGCTGACCCGGTCCTACCTGTACTCGCGCGCCGTCTCGATCTTCGGTGGTACCACCGAAGTGCAGAAGAACATCCTTTCCGCTTCCCTCCTGGACCTGTCATGA
- a CDS encoding SDR family NAD(P)-dependent oxidoreductase, translating to MSDIMSLAGKVIIVTGAAQGIGRATAELALNLGARVCVVDLQREAIEAFAAEHPDHVQAYAGNVADPDFVSSSVEHAVSRFGKVDGLVNCAGIVRAAMIENMTLKIWHDVVDCHLTGAFLWLQAVGSRLVERAKAGEKVQGSIINVSSDAGRRGSVGQINYASAKAGMLGMTMSAAREWGKYGVRTNSVCLGMVETPMTETIRGERFRDTYLAMIPMGRWAQPEEIAAPICFLLSDAAGYVLGQHIGVNGGLHMAS from the coding sequence ATGTCCGACATCATGTCCCTGGCCGGCAAGGTCATCATCGTTACCGGCGCCGCACAGGGCATCGGCCGCGCCACCGCCGAACTCGCGCTGAACCTCGGCGCCAGGGTCTGCGTGGTCGACCTGCAGCGCGAAGCGATCGAGGCGTTCGCCGCCGAGCATCCCGACCATGTCCAGGCCTATGCCGGCAACGTGGCCGATCCCGACTTCGTGTCGTCGTCCGTCGAGCATGCGGTGTCCCGCTTCGGCAAGGTCGATGGCCTGGTCAACTGCGCCGGCATCGTGCGCGCCGCGATGATCGAGAACATGACGCTGAAGATCTGGCACGACGTGGTCGACTGCCACCTGACCGGCGCTTTCCTCTGGCTGCAGGCGGTGGGCTCGCGCCTGGTCGAGCGCGCCAAGGCGGGCGAGAAGGTACAGGGCTCGATCATCAACGTCTCGTCCGATGCCGGCCGCCGTGGCTCGGTCGGCCAGATCAACTACGCATCGGCCAAGGCCGGCATGCTGGGCATGACCATGAGCGCCGCGCGCGAGTGGGGCAAGTACGGCGTGCGCACGAACTCGGTCTGCCTGGGCATGGTGGAAACGCCGATGACCGAGACCATCCGCGGCGAGCGCTTCCGCGACACCTACCTGGCGATGATCCCGATGGGCCGCTGGGCGCAGCCGGAAGAAATCGCCGCGCCGATCTGCTTCCTGCTGTCCGACGCCGCCGGCTACGTGCTGGGCCAGCACATCGGCGTGAACGGCGGCCTGCACATGGCGAGCTGA
- a CDS encoding acyl-CoA dehydrogenase family protein codes for MTDSLLEGFERALADLCADEAVRRSEAGEGAAAQWAAIDALGYTDALVFAECGGAGLSLPEAFPLFLAAGRAGLSHPFAETAIARAMLAKAGRESAGECIAIAPAAAGGQHIICRNVPGGALADLVLTQWRGEWLLLPVSAAMHTPGIYRPLASASLQWQSADAAVFRFRDDDADILAVCNAAQAAGMAGAMQRVLAMSVTYVNDRQQFGRAISQFQAMQQELSVMAEQASSSVFAARLGCAADGWLPDPLRAASAKLRACEAGERVAAIAHAVHGAIGITEELALGLFTRRLHEWRSVGGSENACAKLLGDALFAQRGASSQVILDFARTQLAFHA; via the coding sequence ATGACTGATTCCCTCCTGGAAGGCTTCGAGCGCGCGCTCGCCGACCTGTGCGCCGACGAGGCGGTACGCCGCAGCGAAGCGGGCGAAGGCGCCGCCGCGCAATGGGCTGCCATCGACGCGCTCGGCTACACCGACGCCCTCGTGTTCGCCGAGTGCGGCGGCGCCGGGCTGTCGCTTCCTGAAGCCTTCCCGCTGTTCCTCGCCGCCGGCCGCGCCGGCCTGAGCCACCCGTTCGCCGAAACCGCCATCGCCCGTGCCATGCTGGCCAAGGCGGGGCGCGAGAGCGCGGGCGAGTGCATTGCCATCGCTCCCGCTGCCGCTGGCGGCCAGCACATCATCTGCCGCAACGTGCCGGGCGGCGCGCTCGCCGATCTCGTGCTGACGCAGTGGCGCGGCGAATGGCTGCTCTTGCCGGTGAGCGCCGCGATGCACACGCCGGGCATCTACCGCCCGCTGGCATCGGCCTCGCTGCAATGGCAGTCGGCTGACGCCGCCGTCTTCCGCTTCCGCGATGACGACGCCGACATCCTTGCCGTCTGCAACGCCGCCCAAGCCGCCGGCATGGCCGGCGCGATGCAGCGCGTGCTGGCGATGAGCGTGACGTACGTCAACGACCGCCAGCAGTTCGGGCGTGCGATCAGCCAGTTCCAGGCCATGCAGCAGGAACTGAGCGTGATGGCCGAGCAGGCCAGCTCGTCGGTGTTCGCCGCGCGCCTGGGCTGTGCGGCCGACGGCTGGCTGCCCGATCCGCTGCGCGCCGCGTCGGCCAAGCTGCGCGCCTGCGAGGCGGGCGAACGTGTCGCGGCCATCGCCCACGCCGTGCATGGCGCCATCGGCATCACCGAGGAACTGGCGCTCGGCCTGTTCACGCGGCGCCTGCATGAATGGCGCAGCGTCGGCGGCAGCGAGAACGCCTGCGCCAAGCTGCTCGGTGACGCGCTGTTCGCACAGCGCGGCGCGTCGAGCCAGGTGATCCTCGACTTCGCGCGCACGCAGCTCGCCTTCCACGCCTGA
- a CDS encoding acetate--CoA ligase family protein — MSTRDLYTHAQLRRLFHPRTIAVVGATPNARSFAGRAMANLQQFDGKVLLVNPRYPEVNGQVCYPSLSALPEAPDCVLIATARETVEPIVRECAGLGVGGVVLFASGYAETGHPEQIAEQARLVAIARESGMLLLGPNSIGYANYINNALVSFTPLPARGGELPAHAIGLVSQSGALAFALEQAANHGTAFSHVFSCGNACDIDVTDQIAYLAGDPSCAAIACVFEGLSDASRIIRAAEVCAQAGKPLVVYKMARGTAGAAAAMSHTGSMAGSDRAYSTALREAGVVQVDTIEQLVPTTVFFAKAPRPTTSGVAIVSGSGGAGIVAADEAERFDVPLPQPCDATRAVLESHIPDFGAARNPCDLTAQAANNFDSFIQCGDAVFADPAYGAAVVPLVVTGDGNGRRFQVFNDLAVKHGKMACGLWMSNWMEGPEAVDSEALPRLALFRSVSHCFAALAAWQAREQWLLSRAMPQAPRLTHASVAADARARILAAPADTLTEREAKDVLAMYGVPVVGESLAASEQDAVRAADACGYPVVLKVESPAIPHKSEAGVIRLGVKSAQEVAVAYREVMANARKVTTDDRINGVLVQSQVPTGIEILVGARVDPHLGALLVVGLGGVMVELMQDTVATIAPCSAQQARAMLEQLRGVALLKGFRGAAGVDMELLAEIVASLSEFAADQRDVIAEFDLNPLICTAERIVAVDALIERRVGG; from the coding sequence ATGTCGACACGCGATCTCTATACCCATGCGCAACTGCGGCGCCTGTTCCATCCGCGCACCATCGCGGTGGTCGGCGCCACGCCGAACGCGCGCTCATTCGCCGGCCGGGCGATGGCGAACCTGCAGCAGTTCGACGGCAAGGTGCTGCTGGTCAACCCGCGCTACCCCGAGGTGAACGGGCAGGTCTGCTATCCGTCGCTGTCGGCGCTGCCCGAGGCACCCGACTGCGTGCTGATCGCCACCGCGCGCGAAACGGTGGAGCCCATCGTGCGCGAGTGCGCGGGGCTGGGCGTGGGCGGCGTGGTGCTGTTCGCGTCGGGCTATGCCGAGACCGGCCACCCGGAGCAGATTGCGGAGCAGGCACGGCTGGTCGCCATCGCCCGGGAAAGCGGCATGCTGCTGCTCGGACCGAACAGCATCGGCTATGCGAACTACATCAACAATGCGCTGGTGTCCTTCACGCCGCTGCCCGCGCGTGGCGGCGAACTGCCGGCCCATGCGATCGGGCTGGTCAGCCAGTCCGGCGCGCTGGCGTTCGCGCTGGAGCAGGCGGCCAACCACGGCACGGCGTTCAGCCACGTGTTCTCGTGCGGCAATGCGTGCGATATCGATGTGACCGACCAGATCGCCTATCTTGCCGGCGACCCCTCGTGCGCGGCGATCGCGTGCGTGTTCGAAGGGCTGTCCGACGCCAGCCGGATCATCCGGGCGGCGGAAGTCTGCGCGCAAGCCGGCAAGCCGCTGGTGGTCTACAAGATGGCGCGCGGGACGGCGGGCGCCGCGGCGGCCATGTCGCATACCGGCTCGATGGCGGGTTCCGACCGCGCCTACAGCACGGCGCTGCGCGAGGCCGGCGTGGTGCAGGTCGATACCATCGAGCAGCTCGTGCCGACGACGGTGTTCTTCGCCAAGGCCCCCCGGCCGACGACGTCCGGCGTGGCGATCGTCTCGGGTTCGGGCGGCGCGGGCATTGTCGCCGCCGACGAAGCCGAGCGTTTCGACGTGCCGCTGCCGCAGCCGTGCGACGCGACCCGCGCCGTGCTCGAATCGCACATCCCCGATTTCGGCGCCGCGCGCAACCCTTGCGACCTGACCGCGCAGGCGGCCAACAACTTCGACTCCTTCATCCAGTGCGGCGACGCGGTCTTCGCCGATCCCGCCTACGGCGCTGCTGTGGTGCCGCTGGTGGTGACCGGCGACGGCAACGGGCGACGCTTCCAGGTGTTCAACGACCTGGCCGTCAAGCACGGCAAGATGGCTTGCGGCCTGTGGATGTCGAACTGGATGGAAGGGCCGGAGGCGGTCGACTCCGAGGCGCTGCCGCGCCTGGCGCTATTCCGCTCGGTCTCGCACTGCTTCGCGGCGCTGGCCGCGTGGCAGGCCCGCGAGCAATGGCTGCTGTCGCGCGCCATGCCGCAGGCGCCGCGCCTGACGCATGCCTCGGTGGCCGCCGACGCCCGCGCGCGCATCCTGGCCGCGCCGGCCGATACGCTGACGGAGCGTGAAGCCAAGGACGTCCTCGCCATGTACGGCGTGCCGGTGGTGGGCGAGTCGCTGGCGGCTAGCGAGCAGGACGCCGTGCGCGCCGCCGATGCCTGCGGCTATCCGGTCGTGCTGAAGGTCGAAAGCCCCGCCATCCCGCACAAGTCGGAAGCGGGCGTGATCCGCCTCGGCGTGAAGTCGGCGCAGGAGGTTGCCGTCGCGTACCGCGAGGTCATGGCGAATGCGCGCAAGGTGACCACCGACGACCGCATCAACGGCGTGCTGGTGCAGAGCCAGGTGCCGACCGGCATCGAGATTCTGGTCGGCGCTCGCGTGGACCCGCACCTTGGCGCATTGCTGGTGGTGGGGCTGGGCGGGGTGATGGTCGAGCTGATGCAGGACACGGTTGCCACCATCGCGCCATGCTCGGCGCAGCAGGCGCGCGCCATGCTGGAACAGCTGCGCGGCGTGGCGCTGCTGAAGGGCTTCCGCGGTGCGGCGGGCGTGGACATGGAACTGCTGGCGGAAATCGTTGCCAGCCTTTCCGAGTTCGCGGCGGACCAGCGCGACGTGATCGCCGAGTTCGATCTGAACCCGCTGATCTGCACGGCGGAGCGCATCGTGGCGGTGGATGCGCTGATCGAACGGAGGGTGGGGGGCTGA
- a CDS encoding enoyl-CoA hydratase/isomerase family protein: MSVLHRIENGVGWLTMDRPAAMNSLNREMAAAMTAQLKAWRDDPAVRAVVLTGNGRAFCAGADLKEVAEPPVTGEPDFLDVVVGFVDTLRAFPRPVIAAVNGLALAGGLETVMACDLVLAAESAKLGDAHSNFGVFPGAGGAAVLPRKVPVNVARWLLFTGASFTAAQMERFGLVNEVVPDAELAARAQAVGELLAAKSPLVLARMKRVVAEAADKPVADALRQELLELRNHQRSHDMREGLLAFAEKRQPVFKGC; the protein is encoded by the coding sequence ATGAGCGTTCTGCATCGCATCGAGAACGGCGTCGGCTGGCTGACCATGGACCGCCCGGCGGCCATGAACAGCCTGAACCGCGAGATGGCGGCCGCCATGACCGCGCAACTCAAGGCATGGCGCGACGACCCGGCCGTGCGCGCGGTGGTGCTCACCGGCAACGGCCGCGCGTTCTGCGCCGGGGCCGACCTCAAGGAAGTGGCCGAGCCGCCGGTGACCGGCGAGCCGGACTTCCTCGACGTGGTGGTCGGCTTCGTCGACACGCTGCGCGCGTTTCCCCGGCCCGTCATCGCTGCCGTGAATGGCCTGGCGCTTGCCGGCGGGCTGGAAACGGTGATGGCCTGCGACCTCGTCCTTGCGGCCGAGAGCGCGAAGCTGGGCGACGCGCATTCGAACTTCGGCGTGTTCCCCGGCGCGGGCGGCGCGGCGGTGCTGCCGCGCAAGGTGCCTGTCAACGTGGCGCGCTGGCTGCTGTTCACCGGCGCGAGCTTCACCGCCGCGCAGATGGAGCGCTTCGGCCTGGTCAACGAAGTCGTGCCGGACGCCGAACTCGCTGCCCGCGCGCAGGCCGTGGGCGAATTGCTCGCGGCCAAGAGTCCGCTGGTCCTCGCGCGCATGAAGCGCGTGGTGGCCGAGGCCGCCGATAAGCCGGTCGCCGACGCGCTCCGTCAGGAACTGCTCGAATTGCGCAATCACCAGCGCTCCCATGACATGCGCGAAGGCTTGCTTGCCTTCGCCGAAAAGCGGCAGCCCGTCTTCAAGGGCTGCTGA
- a CDS encoding thiolase family protein produces MQNNKESIVIVGAKRTPIGAFNGSLSAFKAPELGAVAIRAAVAQAGVDPASVDEAIMGLCLFANVGQAPARQAVLGAGLPTSTPATTISKMCGSAMKSVMLAHDLLLAGTCNVAVAGGMESMTNAPYIVPRGRYGYRLGHGQFLDHMYCDGLEDAYEGHLMGYYADLAAEARGMGREAQDAYARESLLRAQAAVAEGRFRDEIAPVTLKRGGEFAEDETPGQCDAARLPKLKAVFRDGGSVTAGNASSISDGAAALVLMRESDAMRQGLAPLARIVAHATHANPPQQFADAPVLAARRVFDKAGWTARDVDLYEVNEAFAVVTMIALEELGIGHDRLNVNGGACALGHPVGATGARLLVTLVHALQQRGLKRGLASLCLGGGEATAVGLELC; encoded by the coding sequence ATGCAGAACAACAAGGAATCCATCGTCATCGTCGGCGCGAAGCGCACGCCGATCGGCGCGTTCAATGGCTCGCTGTCGGCGTTCAAGGCGCCGGAACTTGGCGCCGTCGCCATCCGCGCTGCCGTCGCGCAGGCGGGGGTCGATCCGGCCTCGGTCGATGAAGCCATCATGGGCCTGTGCCTGTTTGCCAACGTCGGCCAGGCGCCGGCGCGGCAGGCGGTGCTCGGCGCCGGGCTGCCCACGTCGACGCCGGCCACCACCATCAGCAAGATGTGCGGCTCGGCCATGAAGTCCGTGATGCTCGCGCATGACCTGCTGCTCGCCGGCACCTGCAACGTGGCGGTGGCGGGCGGCATGGAGTCGATGACCAACGCGCCGTACATCGTCCCGCGCGGCCGCTACGGCTATCGTCTCGGGCACGGGCAGTTCCTCGACCACATGTACTGCGACGGCCTGGAGGACGCGTACGAAGGCCACCTGATGGGCTACTACGCCGATCTCGCCGCCGAGGCGCGCGGCATGGGCCGCGAGGCGCAGGACGCATATGCCCGCGAGAGCCTGCTGCGCGCGCAGGCGGCGGTCGCCGAAGGGCGCTTCCGCGACGAGATCGCGCCGGTCACGCTCAAGCGCGGCGGCGAGTTTGCCGAGGACGAGACGCCGGGCCAGTGCGATGCCGCCAGGCTGCCGAAACTGAAGGCCGTGTTCCGCGACGGCGGCTCGGTGACGGCCGGCAATGCCTCGTCGATCTCGGACGGCGCCGCTGCGCTGGTGCTGATGCGTGAAAGCGATGCCATGCGCCAGGGCCTTGCGCCGCTGGCCCGCATCGTCGCCCACGCCACCCACGCCAACCCGCCGCAGCAGTTCGCCGATGCGCCGGTGCTCGCCGCGCGCCGCGTGTTCGACAAGGCCGGCTGGACCGCGCGCGACGTCGATCTCTATGAAGTCAACGAGGCGTTTGCCGTGGTGACGATGATCGCGCTGGAGGAACTGGGCATTGGCCACGACCGCCTCAACGTCAACGGCGGCGCCTGCGCGCTCGGCCATCCGGTCGGGGCGACCGGCGCCCGCCTGCTGGTGACGCTGGTCCACGCGCTGCAGCAGCGCGGCCTGAAGCGCGGGCTCGCCAGCCTGTGCCTGGGCGGTGGCGAAGCCACGGCCGTCGGCCTCGAACTGTGCTGA